Proteins co-encoded in one Octopus bimaculoides isolate UCB-OBI-ISO-001 chromosome 9, ASM119413v2, whole genome shotgun sequence genomic window:
- the LOC106869762 gene encoding uncharacterized protein LOC106869762 has protein sequence MKRLVDEQKQTHRVFNDIEGLIDEHCLEISFNVPELQQERYSLEYNQRIHLMRTHLAFLTIGLITYLAAFISGIAVCCSRASKWALLSTVFTYTTAFCVSLAMASFHGVEYLERNRIDDTIGNIIFRKQWPRVSKQREAYIHTYMMLMVVSRGPMVLHSFAEQPAEMICL, from the exons ttttcaatgaCATTGAAGGATTAATAGACGAGCATTGCCTTGAGATAAGCTTCAACGTACCAGAATTACAACAGGAACGTTACAGTTTAGAATACAATCAAAGAATTC aTCTTATGAGGACTCACTTGGCATTCTTGACTATTGGACTCATCACTTATCTTGCTGCGTTTATATCTGGAATAGCTGTCTGTTGTTCAAGAGCTTCGAAATGGGCTCTTTTATCAACGGTGTTTACCTACACtacag cGTTTTGTGTGTCATTGGCGATGGCTTCGTTCCACGGTGTGGAATACCTTGAAAGAAATAGGATTGACGATACAATTGGGAATATCATTTTTCGGAAGCAATGGCCACGGGTAAGTAAACAACGTgaagcttatatacacacatatatgatgttgatggtagtcTCTCGTGGTCCGATGGTTCTGcattcttttgctgaacaacctgcagaAATGATCTGTTTGTAG